Below is a genomic region from Methanobacterium sp..
TAGCATTAAATTATTCAAAAAAAACATGTAATAATCGTAAAAAGTAATAATTAAGAATTACATAAAGAAAAGTATCATATCTTAAAGGTTGAGTCATGAAATTTCAAAGGGGAAGTATATTCAGACCAGAAAAAGATTACTATAAAGAAGCGGGAATTTTATTGTTAATAGGTTGTTTACAATTTTTTTTGGCAGTTAACCTGGCCGAAACACAGTTTCCAGGCTACAGCGTTGCTAAAAACACGTTAAGTGATTTAGGAGGTACATTACCCCCTGTAGAACCGTCAGCTATAATTTTTAACCTCAGCGTTATCATCATGGGAATTCTTGTACTTGCAGCAGTTTATTTAATCCTCAAAAGTGGAGGCTGCCGCCTATTTTCATCCTGCCTGGCCATTGCCGCCGCAGGTGCTTTAGGGGTAGGACTGTTCCCTTCATATACTGGAAGCGCACATGCATTCTTTTCAGTAATTGTATTCCTATTTGGAAGTTTAGCTGTCATTTTTTCCTATAGATTGGGGTTAAACATACCCATGGTTGTAGTTTCATTAGTAACTGGTCTGTTTTCTCTCATACTAATCATATCATTCGCTGTAAGTTATGGAAATAATCCTTTTGCAGCATATTTAGGTTTGGGAGGTGCTGAAAGGTTTATTGCATACCCCACTCTTTTATATATCATAGGCCTTGGGGGCTACCTTACGAGCAGGGGAAAGGACTGGGTTCGAATAAGGTTCACTGAAGGTTACTGGTAATAGTTTAGTAATTAAAATCCATCACTGTCTACTTATCTATTTAAAATCAATAAATATCTTTTTTTAAAATTAAAGTATAATTAAAGAATTTGAAACCATCTAATTTAGTTTAGATACTAAAAACATTAAAAAAAAGTTACAAACTAACACAGCTTTAAAAATTAAAAAATAGAATATTCAGCACGTCAAAAGCAGTAATAGATCCTATTTGGAAATTTTCTCCTTATCATGCGTTCTAGAACTCATTCTAGCCGTAAGTATTTTTTTAGCCCTTAAAAGGTTTTCATCAGGGTTTTCGGATTTTTCAATCGCATCTTCAACTTCCTTAAGCACTTTCTTAAAGTCTTTACCTCTGCTTTCACGCGCCTTTTTTAAAAGGTCTTTAGATCCATAACCTTCTTCCATATTTCGAGGTGTCATTTTTTTATAATCCTGTAAATTTGATCATCATACTAAATTATATATTTTTAATAATAAGTACTATTTCATATATCTATCCTTCTTTTAAGGATTCCGTTAGACAGTACTCAAAAAAAATTTACAGTAAATTTTAAAAAGGAATATATAACGCTTTATTTAATCTAAATAACAAATAGATAACGTTTATTTCTTTCGAGATTCCAGCAAACTAATAAAACTATCTAAACCATCCTTGCTGGATTCTATTATATCTATAGCAGAGTCCAGTTCATCATCTTTAACTTTCTGATCTACCCTTAACCTGTGAATAATAAACCCAATAATGGAAAGTATTGCCATAAAAATCAAGATATAAAAAATTAAAGCCAGTGTATAGGGTAAAGTGTCCATGTTATCCATTGTAATAAACGATAAAATAAAAAGTACTAAAAATGCACTGCTAAAACAAGTTGCAATGATCAAAAGCAATTTTTTATCGTCATTATTATCTCTAAATGCAGAATACGCAGCTATAGATAAAGAAGCCCCTGCTAAACTAAATACCAAAAATTCAGGGATTAAAGCTGTAATGTCCATTTTTACTCCTTTTAATCGTTTGTTTTTCTATTTATTAACTACAATACTGAAATGTTAAAACTTATCTCTTATTCATCGTAACACTGTTGGTTTAACACTTTATCTTTAGTTAATAGTTGAGCGTGTCCTAACATTTCATTAAAAGCGTTGCCATAAATTTTTATTAATTCAGGATTGCTATGTTTAACACCAACTGATCCTCGGCTTTCATTGTGCCTATGAGGCTTTTCTATATATAAATGACCATTATTAAACTTACGAAAGACTGAGTTTTTCGAGGGCTCCAATAAATTCTGCGAATTTATTGAGAGAATCATAAAGTGCTTAATAGGCCTTATTGGTAAAATAAAATATTTAACACTTTCATATTTATCAAGAAGTGTGTAAATTTCATTTTTATCTTCACAAAAGACTTTAGGACCAGCTATAATTGTTATTAATCTAAATTTATGATTAATTGCGTGTTTAACTATCTCTTGAGTATCTTCGCTGAATTCTCCCACCACCAATTTGAGTTCCAATTCGCCTGTAATTTTTCCTTTATTTTTTAGGTTCTTCAGCTCTTCAATTAGATTAAATCTCCAAATTCTTTTTTTAAATCGTTCATCACTGTGAAAAAGGATAATTTCATTTCCATATTGCATATTAACATGAGGATTATGCCTGTAAATTAATTTAATTAAGACAATAACCATACAAAGTGCAAATAAACTGATTAATGTTAAAACTATAGGATAATTAAACTGAATTTTCTGCACCCTCCTCCAGATATCACAAAATGTGATATATTTTACACTTGAAGTGTATGTCTCATCTTACTAATAAATTCTCCGAAATGCACCATACCCTAAGAACAAAAATCAATTTCATGTTTCCACTTTATTATTCAATGGACCAAATCCATAAAAAATAAGATAATAGAATTAAAAATGTTTGATTCTTAAAATACTTGTTTTATAGCCTAAGATGACACATACTAAAAATAACATAATCCACAAGTATTAACTTATTTAAACCAAATAAGTAGTTAACATTTGTAATATCAAAAATTAAGATAAGCTGAATTATGGAGACCACAAAATGACAGACAAATCAATCCATATATTTGGAAAATCTCCAACTTCAATAATACATTATTTGGCAGGGCTGCCCATTCTTATATTCATAATTATCATTGCAATACTGGCATTGTTTCGCAGTGATGCCATTTGGAACCCCCATTTTCTAATTCCTGCATTAAATATCACATTTTTGTCATTTATCATGTTTTTTGTATCAGTTCTGGCAGCGAGAAGCTACCTTATTGAAAGATCTGTTACACTGCTACTTCTTGGATGCGGAACATTAACTTTAAGTCTTGGAGCATTTCTAGGAGGATTTTCACTTTTAGGCAATGATATAAACTCCACAATTTCTATCTATAATACTGCAGCATGTCTTTCAGGGAGTTTTCATCTTGCAAGCGTTATCTTCAGCTTGAGAAGGCACTCAGTAAAGCCACAATCTGGCTGGCCTTATTTATTATTTTCTTATTTTGCAGTTTTTCTCGCAATTGGCATCTTAGCTCTCTTAATTAAGGATCAACTCTGGCCAGTTTACTTTATACAGGGATCAGGGGGCACTTTATTTGGAT
It encodes:
- a CDS encoding DUF998 domain-containing protein, producing the protein MKFQRGSIFRPEKDYYKEAGILLLIGCLQFFLAVNLAETQFPGYSVAKNTLSDLGGTLPPVEPSAIIFNLSVIIMGILVLAAVYLILKSGGCRLFSSCLAIAAAGALGVGLFPSYTGSAHAFFSVIVFLFGSLAVIFSYRLGLNIPMVVVSLVTGLFSLILIISFAVSYGNNPFAAYLGLGGAERFIAYPTLLYIIGLGGYLTSRGKDWVRIRFTEGYW